From a region of the bacterium genome:
- the efp gene encoding elongation factor P — MISSNDLRPGTTIEMEGVAYTVVDFQHVKPGKGAAFVRTKLKNIKTGNTNEVTFRAGEKIAKANLEKKEYQFMYATGDDFNFMDNETYDQIELTREKLADSAKWLKEGMMVEILYFQGAIMGISIPNFVELEIIDTPPGVKGDTASGGGKPATLEGGAVVQVPFFVNQGDKIRVDTRTGEYLDRV; from the coding sequence ATGATCTCGTCGAACGACCTGCGCCCCGGCACGACCATCGAGATGGAAGGTGTCGCTTACACCGTCGTGGATTTCCAGCACGTCAAGCCCGGCAAGGGCGCAGCCTTCGTGCGTACCAAGCTCAAGAACATCAAGACCGGCAACACCAACGAGGTCACCTTCCGCGCCGGTGAGAAGATCGCCAAGGCCAACCTCGAGAAGAAGGAATACCAGTTCATGTACGCGACTGGTGACGACTTCAACTTCATGGACAACGAGACCTACGACCAGATCGAGCTCACCCGCGAGAAGCTGGCCGATTCGGCCAAGTGGCTCAAGGAAGGCATGATGGTCGAAATCCTGTACTTCCAGGGCGCCATCATGGGGATCAGCATCCCCAACTTCGTCGAACTCGAGATCATCGACACCCCCCCCGGCGTCAAGGGCGACACCGCCTCGGGCGGCGGCAAGCCCGCGACCCTCGAGGGCGGCGCCGTCGTGCAGGTGCCCTTCTTCGTCAACCAGGGCGACAAGATCCGCGTCGACACCCGCACCGGCGAGTACCTCGACCGCGTATAA
- the accB gene encoding acetyl-CoA carboxylase biotin carboxyl carrier protein, translating to MELGITDIRALIELVDSSTIGEFTLESGSVRLQLKKAVAPQAAVIAAPAPVAMAPVAAPVMAAVPAAAPAPVAPAAPAAPVEAAPSAARHVVKSPMVGTFYAAPSPDAKPYASIGDRVEAGQVLCIIEAMKLMNEIETEVAGTISKVLVKNGEPVEFGQPLFEIE from the coding sequence TTGGAACTCGGCATCACCGATATCCGCGCTCTCATCGAACTCGTTGATTCTTCCACCATCGGGGAGTTCACCCTCGAAAGCGGTAGCGTCCGCCTGCAGCTCAAGAAGGCCGTCGCGCCCCAGGCCGCGGTGATCGCCGCTCCCGCCCCCGTGGCGATGGCCCCGGTGGCTGCGCCCGTCATGGCCGCCGTCCCCGCGGCTGCCCCGGCCCCTGTCGCTCCCGCGGCCCCTGCGGCCCCGGTCGAAGCGGCGCCCTCGGCCGCGCGCCACGTGGTCAAGTCGCCCATGGTCGGCACCTTCTACGCGGCTCCCTCGCCCGACGCCAAGCCCTACGCTTCGATCGGCGATCGCGTCGAGGCCGGCCAGGTGCTCTGCATCATCGAGGCCATGAAGCTCATGAACGAGATCGAGACCGAAGTCGCTGGCACCATCTCCAAGGTCCTCGTCAAGAACGGTGAGCCCGTCGAGTTCGGGCAGCCCCTGTTCGAAATCGAGTAG
- a CDS encoding aminopeptidase P family protein, translating into MAATDPRPRRLAALRRLLHDEGLDALLVTHLPNIRYLTGFTGTAAQLIISAHACLLVLDFRYVQQAAREAPHCTLVQAHGAGFEDATVEAILLSESKRLGFESGHLSYWDHGRLEVRLGKAVKLVPSGGEVERLRLIKDASEIEALRTASRLTREAVDEVLSHLRVGDSEAAIASKLEARFRETSLEGAAFDTLVASGERSAQIHARVSPHAVRQGEMLLIDCGASYRGYKADMSRTVMPGGASKRFEEVEGAVREALDKVIAAIRPGASLGELDAIARQALAEHGLAEAFLHGLGHGIGLEVHEEPWLAPCEEGTLEAGMTIAVEPGVYLEGWGGVRLEETILVTPKGCEVLTQGPRASEVPGVLSL; encoded by the coding sequence ATGGCAGCCACCGACCCGCGACCCCGTCGCCTGGCGGCGCTGCGTCGCTTGCTTCACGACGAGGGCCTGGACGCGCTCCTCGTCACCCACCTTCCGAACATTCGCTACCTGACGGGCTTCACCGGCACCGCCGCTCAGCTCATCATCTCGGCGCACGCATGCCTGCTCGTTTTGGACTTCCGCTACGTGCAGCAGGCCGCACGCGAAGCGCCGCATTGCACCCTCGTCCAAGCCCACGGGGCGGGCTTCGAGGACGCTACGGTCGAGGCCATCCTGCTCTCCGAGAGCAAGCGCTTAGGCTTCGAGAGCGGCCACCTCAGCTACTGGGACCACGGCCGGCTCGAAGTCCGGCTGGGCAAGGCCGTGAAACTCGTCCCCTCGGGCGGCGAGGTCGAGCGCCTGCGCCTGATCAAGGACGCCTCCGAGATCGAGGCCCTGCGCACGGCAAGCCGCCTGACCCGCGAGGCCGTCGACGAGGTGCTCTCGCACCTGCGCGTCGGCGATAGCGAGGCGGCGATCGCCTCCAAGCTCGAAGCCCGCTTCCGCGAGACAAGCCTCGAAGGGGCCGCCTTCGACACGCTGGTCGCAAGCGGCGAACGCTCCGCCCAGATCCACGCCCGGGTCAGCCCGCACGCCGTGCGCCAGGGCGAGATGCTGCTCATCGATTGCGGGGCCTCCTACCGGGGCTACAAGGCCGACATGAGCCGCACGGTCATGCCGGGGGGCGCTTCCAAGCGCTTCGAAGAAGTCGAGGGCGCCGTGCGTGAGGCGCTCGACAAGGTGATCGCCGCGATCCGGCCCGGGGCGTCGCTCGGGGAGCTGGATGCGATCGCGCGCCAAGCGCTCGCCGAGCATGGGCTCGCCGAGGCCTTTCTCCACGGCCTGGGGCATGGGATAGGGCTCGAGGTCCACGAAGAGCCATGGCTCGCTCCTTGCGAGGAGGGGACGCTCGAAGCGGGGATGACGATCGCCGTCGAGCCCGGGGTCTACCTTGAGGGATGGGGCGGAGTGAGGCTCGAAGAGACGATCCTCGTCACCCCCAAAGGCTGCGAGGTCCTGACTCAGGGCCCCCGCGCGAGCGAGGTTCCTGGTGTGCTATCATTGTGA